In Amycolatopsis sulphurea, one genomic interval encodes:
- a CDS encoding AbfB domain-containing protein, which translates to MIGGYAGFAEDRRCRGTTGVGIQRGMRVFAMGKRPGLPGRVLITVAATAVLTGFATPPVWADAVPVVPSMPSVRALAEAPVDPAVPPATRVPEATQGERVEAVRSLGLDIDNGWLVLRDHDFVFKIFDTADPVRFPLVKEGALQAFRDGDTASTLFIRSGVTELAGRDRDNYARGRLERDQARRLKQSAAALVAMPVTDQQLDLGYRDFIYDLWHFVTGYPKVKAAALAAYGASEAEQKVFLANGLLAAKRQDQTDAINADKDRDEAEKVRLAARDARQNAATVVGLQTTDVMLDLADDFFIRKILEKAAPGTQIAIAAQASLSSAVPADWKAYLATGIYAARDRDVAVENEKKAAENRRVVREIKARAENGGMRPRLVAAAVAALAGSDHDIEAFLQTGQHAVPTQSLEATTSGVRGAYVASNGGSTYIVRGEPGTRSTAKLTDATWTIKDGLADPNCFSLESTQFEGSYLRADGDMVKLAANDGGTPFKNDATWCASPGTSGSGVSLESYSHRGHFLRHWGGQVYAAASTDSGTYNASWLFKEDTTWSVVDPDPEVTTPITLRWKNDDALRAKLGAPVAPEVYDAFGGGVRYRDYAGGRMYWSAATGAHAVTGAALEKYQSAGEYRWKLPTIDTTPTPNVEGSFTHVQNGGSIYWSPATGAHLIYGAIGDHYARLGWERSYLGFPTSDEIQAGNLRRNTFQHGVIDHDPATGRTRDYRT; encoded by the coding sequence GTGATCGGGGGTTATGCGGGGTTTGCCGAAGATCGCCGATGCAGGGGCACCACAGGGGTAGGAATTCAGAGGGGAATGAGAGTGTTTGCAATGGGCAAGAGGCCCGGCCTGCCCGGCCGGGTGCTGATCACCGTCGCCGCTACGGCCGTGTTGACGGGGTTCGCGACCCCGCCGGTTTGGGCCGACGCCGTGCCGGTGGTGCCGTCGATGCCGTCGGTGAGGGCGTTGGCCGAGGCGCCCGTCGACCCTGCCGTTCCGCCGGCGACCCGGGTGCCGGAGGCGACTCAGGGCGAGAGGGTGGAGGCGGTCCGGTCGTTGGGACTGGACATCGACAACGGCTGGCTCGTCCTGCGTGACCACGATTTCGTCTTCAAGATTTTCGACACCGCCGACCCGGTGCGGTTCCCGCTGGTGAAAGAAGGCGCGCTGCAGGCATTCCGGGATGGCGATACGGCGTCGACGTTGTTCATCCGGTCCGGGGTCACCGAACTGGCCGGGCGTGATCGGGACAACTACGCGCGTGGGCGGTTGGAGCGTGACCAGGCGCGGCGATTGAAGCAGAGCGCTGCCGCGCTCGTCGCGATGCCGGTTACTGATCAGCAGCTCGATCTGGGTTACCGTGACTTCATTTACGACTTGTGGCATTTCGTGACCGGCTATCCGAAGGTCAAGGCAGCTGCGCTCGCGGCCTACGGGGCGTCGGAAGCCGAGCAGAAAGTCTTTCTTGCCAACGGTTTGCTCGCGGCGAAGCGACAGGACCAGACGGACGCGATCAACGCCGACAAGGACCGTGACGAGGCGGAGAAAGTACGGCTGGCGGCACGGGACGCCCGGCAGAACGCGGCCACCGTCGTCGGATTGCAGACCACCGACGTGATGCTCGATCTGGCCGACGACTTCTTCATCCGGAAGATCCTGGAGAAAGCGGCGCCGGGGACCCAGATCGCCATTGCCGCTCAGGCTTCCTTGAGCAGTGCGGTTCCGGCAGATTGGAAGGCTTACCTTGCCACTGGCATTTATGCCGCGCGTGATCGCGATGTCGCGGTAGAGAACGAAAAGAAGGCTGCGGAGAACCGTCGGGTCGTACGGGAGATCAAGGCCCGCGCCGAGAATGGTGGAATGCGGCCCCGCCTGGTCGCCGCCGCTGTCGCCGCGCTTGCCGGCTCCGACCACGACATCGAGGCCTTCCTGCAAACCGGCCAACATGCTGTGCCGACGCAGTCGCTGGAAGCGACTACCTCCGGTGTCCGTGGCGCGTACGTCGCCAGTAACGGTGGCAGCACTTACATTGTCCGGGGTGAGCCCGGCACTCGGAGCACTGCGAAGCTGACCGACGCTACCTGGACGATCAAGGATGGCTTGGCCGACCCGAATTGCTTCTCGCTGGAGTCCACCCAGTTCGAGGGCAGTTACCTGCGCGCCGACGGCGACATGGTGAAGCTCGCCGCCAATGACGGTGGTACCCCGTTCAAGAACGACGCAACCTGGTGCGCCAGCCCGGGCACGTCGGGTTCCGGTGTGTCGCTGGAGTCCTACTCCCACCGTGGCCACTTCTTGCGCCACTGGGGCGGCCAGGTGTATGCCGCCGCCAGTACCGACAGTGGCACCTACAACGCCAGCTGGCTGTTCAAAGAGGACACCACCTGGTCAGTGGTCGACCCGGACCCGGAGGTGACCACGCCGATCACGTTGCGCTGGAAGAACGACGACGCCCTCCGCGCCAAGCTGGGCGCCCCGGTTGCGCCCGAGGTGTACGACGCGTTCGGCGGCGGGGTCCGTTACCGCGACTACGCCGGCGGCCGGATGTACTGGAGCGCTGCGACGGGTGCGCACGCGGTCACCGGTGCAGCGTTGGAGAAATACCAGAGTGCTGGCGAATACCGTTGGAAACTGCCCACCATCGACACCACTCCGACGCCGAATGTCGAGGGCAGCTTTACTCACGTGCAGAACGGCGGCTCGATCTACTGGTCGCCCGCCACCGGTGCGCACCTGATCTACGGCGCGATCGGCGACCACTACGCCCGGCTCGGCTGGGAACGTTCCTACCTCGGTTTCCCCACCAGCGACGAAATCCAGGCCGGGAATCTGCGCCGTAACACCTTCCAACACGGCGTCATCGATCATGACCCGGCGACCGGCCGGACCCGGGACTACCGGACCTGA
- a CDS encoding SGNH/GDSL hydrolase family protein: protein MRKARFVALVSLLALGLGMCTTVGADAAQERTWCARKGSVAILGTSADTGYATTGYRSATDTYAPTTYGWATKLANDLHAEWGTETRNHSHNGALAADYLPGGRWADTTGALADLTAHTPDLVLVDLGGNELISQADPAKFRGDLEKVIDGIRAARPGVDILMSIYAELKWTPNPYGGSVQRYTWDQYASVIHQTAVAKGTALVDLRQYIPPAGSANLPNPSPWNADGIHLNDAGNLAEYGMWWGWTSSIGSIC, encoded by the coding sequence ATGCGAAAAGCCCGATTTGTCGCGCTCGTGTCACTTCTGGCCCTCGGTCTCGGTATGTGCACGACGGTCGGCGCGGACGCCGCGCAGGAGCGCACCTGGTGCGCCCGCAAGGGCTCGGTCGCCATCCTCGGCACCTCGGCCGACACCGGCTACGCCACCACCGGCTACCGGTCCGCCACCGACACCTACGCGCCCACCACCTACGGGTGGGCCACGAAATTGGCCAACGACCTGCACGCGGAATGGGGTACCGAAACCCGCAACCACTCGCACAACGGCGCGCTCGCCGCCGACTACCTGCCCGGCGGCCGCTGGGCGGACACCACCGGCGCGCTCGCCGACCTGACGGCTCACACCCCGGATCTGGTCCTCGTCGACCTCGGCGGCAACGAGCTGATCTCACAGGCCGACCCCGCGAAATTCCGGGGCGATCTGGAGAAGGTGATCGACGGTATCCGCGCCGCGCGGCCCGGGGTCGACATCCTGATGTCCATCTACGCCGAGCTGAAGTGGACCCCGAACCCCTATGGCGGCTCGGTCCAGCGTTACACCTGGGACCAGTATGCCTCGGTGATCCACCAGACCGCGGTCGCCAAGGGCACCGCGCTGGTCGACCTGCGGCAGTACATCCCGCCCGCCGGCTCGGCGAACCTGCCGAACCCGAGCCCGTGGAACGCCGACGGCATCCACCTCAACGACGCCGGGAACCTCGCCGAGTACGGCATGTGGTGGGGCTGGACCTCCAGCATCGGCAGCATCTGCTGA
- a CDS encoding GNAT family N-acetyltransferase: MTAPEITLLPPSAAGDIALVAAVSDLVNLVYAESETGLWSGAVDRTTPAEVAGFVAAGEIAVARLGGRLAGCVRVCRLADDTGEFGMLAASPEVRGTGLGRALVAFAERHSRAAGHRRIQLELLVPRDGTHPAKDFLARWYRRLGYEVVRTTTLDVDFPHLAPLLAVPCEFLVYHKDLTPA; this comes from the coding sequence GTGACTGCTCCGGAGATCACGCTGCTGCCGCCGTCCGCGGCCGGGGACATCGCGCTCGTGGCCGCGGTGAGTGACCTGGTCAATCTGGTCTACGCGGAGTCCGAGACGGGCCTCTGGTCCGGCGCGGTCGACCGCACCACGCCCGCCGAGGTGGCCGGGTTCGTCGCCGCGGGGGAGATCGCGGTGGCGCGGCTCGGCGGCCGGCTGGCCGGCTGTGTCCGGGTGTGCCGCCTCGCCGACGACACGGGGGAGTTCGGCATGCTGGCCGCGTCGCCCGAGGTGCGCGGCACGGGGCTGGGCCGGGCGCTGGTCGCCTTCGCCGAACGGCACAGCCGCGCGGCCGGGCATCGCCGGATTCAGCTGGAACTGCTGGTGCCGCGCGACGGTACCCACCCGGCGAAGGATTTCCTCGCCCGCTGGTACCGCAGGCTCGGTTACGAGGTGGTCCGGACCACTACCCTCGACGTGGATTTCCCGCACCTCGCGCCGCTGCTCGCGGTGCCGTGCGAATTCCTGGTGTACCACAAGGATCTCACCCCGGCCTGA
- a CDS encoding MFS transporter: MTELSPPQARTVARRARAATWIVFALNGFAVGMWVVHIPVVERAAGISHPALGALLLVLGGAALAGMQVAGRLADRFGNHRIVPVAGILLGVALVLPGLAGNWWTLALALLGFGFFNGSLDVAMNAQAVVVERAYSRPIMAAFHAMWSIGGALASVAGAAVLDAGLPAVVSLGGTGLLCALVVAVAGRFLLATPAASAQESTVDERKSPPARLVWLLGLLALAMMLSEGVANDWSALYLRDGLGTSESTAALAYGSFAVAMTVGRFATDRVAAFAGPVAVMRYGSALAALGLTVASASPWVPLSLIGWAVFGLGLSGGVPQLFTAAGNLDTRASGALMARVVGVGYLGLLSGPAIIGGLAHFMPLNVTFVLPIVLCLLGVIFAPALKPR, from the coding sequence ATGACCGAGCTGTCCCCACCCCAGGCACGGACCGTCGCGCGCCGGGCCCGTGCGGCGACCTGGATCGTGTTCGCGCTCAACGGTTTCGCGGTCGGCATGTGGGTGGTGCATATCCCGGTGGTCGAGCGCGCCGCGGGGATCTCGCACCCCGCGCTGGGCGCGCTGCTGCTGGTGCTCGGCGGCGCCGCGCTCGCCGGGATGCAGGTCGCCGGCCGGCTGGCCGACCGGTTCGGCAATCACCGGATCGTGCCCGTCGCGGGGATCCTGCTCGGGGTGGCGCTGGTGCTGCCGGGGCTGGCGGGGAACTGGTGGACGCTGGCGCTGGCCCTGCTCGGGTTCGGCTTCTTCAACGGCTCGCTCGACGTCGCGATGAACGCGCAGGCGGTGGTCGTGGAACGGGCCTACTCGCGGCCGATCATGGCGGCGTTCCACGCGATGTGGTCGATCGGCGGGGCGCTGGCCTCGGTGGCCGGTGCGGCGGTGCTCGACGCGGGGCTGCCTGCCGTGGTCTCGCTCGGCGGCACCGGGCTGCTGTGCGCGCTGGTGGTGGCCGTGGCCGGCCGGTTCCTGCTGGCCACGCCCGCGGCCTCGGCGCAAGAGTCCACTGTGGACGAGAGGAAGAGCCCGCCGGCCCGGCTCGTCTGGCTGCTCGGCCTTCTCGCGCTCGCCATGATGCTGTCCGAGGGCGTGGCGAACGACTGGTCGGCGCTGTACCTGCGCGACGGGCTGGGCACCTCGGAGAGCACCGCCGCCCTGGCCTACGGTTCGTTCGCGGTCGCGATGACGGTGGGCCGGTTCGCCACCGACCGGGTGGCCGCGTTCGCCGGGCCGGTGGCGGTGATGCGGTACGGGTCGGCGCTCGCCGCGCTCGGGCTGACGGTCGCGTCGGCGTCGCCGTGGGTGCCGTTGTCCCTGATCGGCTGGGCGGTGTTCGGGCTGGGCCTTTCCGGCGGCGTTCCGCAGCTGTTCACCGCGGCGGGAAACCTGGACACCCGCGCGTCCGGCGCGTTGATGGCCCGCGTGGTCGGCGTCGGCTACCTCGGCCTGCTCTCGGGCCCGGCGATCATCGGCGGGCTGGCGCACTTCATGCCGCTCAACGTCACGTTCGTGCTGCCGATCGTCTTGTGCCTGCTCGGGGTGATCTTCGCCCCGGCGCTCAAGCCCCGGTGA
- a CDS encoding sensor histidine kinase produces MKLWRNWGLQARLLLAFALLSVVTASAVAGIGYVRARDAIVQQAQDSAVVDMTNKLQQMYPLRTGAPDPAQLNDIVEKLRGRTVTVAALAGSLYQGDLPVSDITPELRAKVGSGQVAWQRIAHDGVTALVIGSQLQITGGSKHAPTFPSGIEVYELRTFENESETIAGLARDAWLTGGGGLLLAMLLALLAARSVLRPVHELQRAAHRLGEGDLDTRLTVRGGDELAAVAGTFNSTAESLQKHVGELRRMEADARRFVADVSHELRTPLAAMTAVTDMLDAESERLPGVSGQAVRLVSRETHNLTRLVNDLIEVTRFDSGTASLALDDIDLAEAIRMTLRTRGFTDEVQADLPDGIRARVDPRRLDVIVANLVGNALRHGETPVTVRLTGDAAGVRMEVADSGPGLDEEVLPHVFQRFYKADSARGRSEGSGLGLAISWENTRLHGGQLTAANAPGGGAVFAVWLPRTTEVEQ; encoded by the coding sequence GTGAAGCTCTGGCGGAACTGGGGGCTGCAGGCGCGCCTGCTGCTCGCGTTCGCCCTGCTGAGCGTGGTGACCGCGAGTGCGGTGGCCGGGATCGGCTATGTCCGGGCGCGGGACGCGATCGTGCAGCAGGCGCAGGACAGCGCCGTGGTCGACATGACCAACAAGCTCCAGCAGATGTATCCGCTGCGGACCGGTGCCCCGGATCCGGCCCAGCTGAACGACATCGTCGAGAAGCTGCGCGGCCGCACCGTCACCGTTGCCGCGCTCGCCGGCTCGCTGTACCAGGGCGACCTGCCCGTTTCGGACATCACTCCGGAGCTGCGCGCGAAGGTGGGATCCGGGCAGGTGGCCTGGCAGCGGATCGCCCACGACGGCGTCACCGCGCTGGTGATCGGATCGCAGCTGCAGATCACCGGCGGCTCGAAGCACGCACCGACCTTCCCGTCCGGCATCGAGGTGTACGAGCTGCGGACGTTCGAGAACGAGAGCGAGACGATCGCCGGACTGGCCCGCGACGCGTGGCTCACCGGCGGCGGTGGCCTGCTGCTGGCCATGCTGCTCGCGCTGCTGGCCGCCCGCAGCGTGCTCCGGCCGGTGCACGAGCTGCAGCGCGCGGCGCACCGGCTCGGCGAGGGCGATCTCGACACCCGGCTGACCGTGCGTGGCGGTGACGAACTGGCCGCGGTCGCCGGGACGTTCAACTCGACCGCGGAATCCCTGCAGAAGCACGTCGGCGAGCTGCGCCGGATGGAGGCGGACGCGCGCCGGTTCGTCGCCGACGTCTCGCACGAGCTGCGTACCCCGCTCGCCGCGATGACCGCCGTCACCGACATGCTCGACGCCGAGTCGGAACGGCTGCCCGGCGTGTCCGGCCAGGCCGTGCGGCTGGTCAGCCGGGAGACGCACAACTTGACACGGCTGGTGAACGACCTGATCGAAGTGACCCGCTTCGACTCCGGCACGGCTTCGCTCGCGCTCGACGACATCGACCTGGCCGAAGCGATCCGGATGACGCTGCGCACCCGAGGGTTCACCGACGAGGTCCAGGCGGACCTGCCGGACGGCATCCGGGCCAGGGTGGACCCGCGCCGGCTGGACGTGATCGTGGCCAACCTGGTCGGCAACGCGCTGCGGCACGGCGAGACCCCGGTGACCGTGCGGCTGACCGGCGACGCCGCCGGGGTGCGCATGGAGGTCGCCGATTCCGGCCCCGGGCTCGACGAGGAAGTGCTTCCGCACGTGTTCCAGCGGTTCTACAAAGCAGACAGCGCGCGCGGCCGTTCCGAGGGCAGCGGGCTCGGGCTCGCCATCTCCTGGGAGAACACCCGCCTGCACGGCGGGCAGCTGACCGCGGCCAACGCGCCCGGCGGCGGCGCGGTGTTCGCGGTGTGGCTGCCCCGCACGACGGAGGTGGAGCAGTGA
- a CDS encoding response regulator transcription factor, which translates to MPRVLLIEDDQAVREGLQIALTYQGHTVEAVETGEEGLARLTGGTADVVVLDLMLPGMDGFEVCRRIRASGDLPIIMLTARNDDIDVVAGLEAGADDYVVKPAQARVLEARIRAVLRRTGGEPRQAGAAEAGPERHGDLAIDRAGLVVAKHGRPVALAPTELRLLLELSASPGRVLSRQQLLESVWDQGYLGDSRLVDACVQRLRSKIEDDPGAPAYVQTVRGFGYRFGPL; encoded by the coding sequence ATGCCCCGGGTGCTGCTCATCGAAGACGACCAGGCCGTGCGGGAGGGCCTGCAGATCGCCCTCACCTACCAAGGCCACACGGTCGAAGCCGTGGAGACCGGAGAGGAGGGACTCGCCCGGCTCACCGGCGGCACCGCCGACGTGGTGGTGCTCGATCTGATGCTGCCCGGCATGGACGGATTCGAGGTGTGCCGCCGTATCCGCGCCTCCGGCGATCTGCCGATCATCATGCTCACCGCGCGCAACGACGACATCGACGTGGTCGCCGGGCTGGAGGCCGGTGCCGACGACTACGTGGTCAAGCCCGCACAGGCCCGGGTGCTGGAGGCGCGCATCCGGGCGGTGCTGCGCCGCACCGGAGGCGAACCGCGCCAGGCCGGTGCGGCGGAGGCGGGGCCGGAACGGCACGGGGACCTGGCCATCGACCGCGCCGGCCTGGTGGTGGCCAAGCACGGCCGGCCGGTCGCGCTCGCGCCCACCGAACTGCGCCTGCTGCTCGAACTGTCCGCCTCGCCCGGCCGGGTGCTCAGCCGCCAGCAGCTGCTCGAATCGGTGTGGGACCAGGGATACCTCGGTGACTCCCGGTTGGTGGACGCCTGCGTGCAACGGCTGCGCTCGAAGATCGAGGACGATCCGGGCGCCCCGGCGTACGTGCAGACCGTCCGTGGTTTCGGCTACCGCTTCGGACCGCTGTGA
- a CDS encoding D-alanyl-D-alanine carboxypeptidase family protein → MLRFLLSPRLLTAITRLMGVLLLPVAFVRAPGRARYLACQWALGLRYPAEDLAGLNAAARAAFTRARTEAFWRDGQLIGLTSGHRDAAEQYRLFTEEVRRTGSVSEARRLVLPPEESAHVGGTAMDVRPTEGAAWLERHGAAHRLFRRYDNEWWHFEYHPDTEPLRLPHPGHTPARRRQRIG, encoded by the coding sequence ATGCTCCGCTTCCTGCTCAGTCCCCGGCTGCTGACGGCGATCACCCGGCTGATGGGCGTACTGCTGCTGCCCGTCGCGTTCGTCCGGGCGCCCGGCCGTGCCCGATACCTGGCTTGCCAGTGGGCGCTGGGCCTGCGGTATCCGGCCGAGGATCTGGCCGGGCTGAACGCGGCGGCCCGTGCGGCGTTCACCCGCGCCCGCACCGAGGCGTTCTGGCGGGACGGGCAGCTGATCGGCCTGACGTCGGGCCACCGCGACGCGGCCGAGCAGTACCGGCTGTTCACCGAGGAGGTCCGCCGCACCGGTTCGGTCTCCGAGGCGCGGCGGCTGGTGCTGCCGCCGGAGGAGTCCGCGCACGTCGGCGGGACGGCCATGGACGTGCGCCCGACCGAGGGCGCGGCCTGGCTGGAACGGCACGGCGCGGCCCATCGGCTGTTCCGCCGCTACGACAACGAATGGTGGCATTTCGAGTACCACCCGGACACCGAGCCGCTGCGGCTGCCGCATCCCGGGCATACCCCGGCCCGCCGCCGGCAGCGGATCGGCTGA
- the map gene encoding type I methionyl aminopeptidase yields the protein MIELKTPAEIDRMHVTGRFVAEVLSEVGRLADVGVNLLDLEHHVRDMIKQRGAVSCYWDYSPSFGRGPFRNVLCLAVNDAVLHGLPHDYLLRDGDVLTADFAVTIDGWAADSARTVIVGTPAEEDQRIIRATEEALEAAIEVARPGNRLGDISAAIWGVARAYGYPVNTEFGGHGIGRTMHGDPHVSNKGQAGRGMKLRPGLTLALEPWLARTTDKIVYDPDGWTIRSADGSRTAHSEHTVAITDGDALVLTRRASEKAPRGA from the coding sequence GTGATCGAGCTGAAGACGCCTGCGGAGATCGACCGCATGCACGTGACCGGGCGGTTCGTCGCCGAGGTGCTCTCGGAGGTCGGCCGGCTTGCGGACGTGGGCGTCAACCTGCTGGATCTGGAGCACCACGTGCGGGACATGATCAAGCAGCGCGGGGCCGTGTCGTGTTACTGGGACTACTCGCCCTCCTTCGGCCGGGGCCCGTTCCGCAACGTCCTCTGCCTGGCCGTCAACGACGCCGTGCTGCACGGCCTGCCGCACGACTACCTCCTGCGCGACGGGGACGTGCTGACCGCGGACTTCGCGGTGACCATCGACGGGTGGGCGGCCGATTCGGCGCGCACGGTGATCGTCGGCACCCCGGCGGAGGAGGACCAGCGGATCATCCGCGCCACCGAGGAGGCGCTGGAGGCGGCGATCGAGGTGGCGCGTCCGGGCAACCGGCTCGGCGACATCTCGGCCGCGATCTGGGGCGTCGCCCGCGCATACGGCTACCCGGTCAACACCGAATTCGGCGGGCACGGCATCGGCCGCACCATGCACGGCGATCCGCACGTGTCGAACAAGGGACAGGCCGGGCGCGGTATGAAGCTCCGGCCCGGGCTGACCCTCGCACTCGAACCCTGGCTTGCGCGCACGACCGACAAGATCGTCTACGACCCGGACGGCTGGACCATCCGCTCGGCCGACGGTTCGCGCACGGCGCACTCCGAGCACACCGTCGCGATCACCGACGGCGACGCATTGGTGCTCACCCGGCGAGCCTCCGAAAAGGCGCCGCGCGGCGCGTAA
- a CDS encoding DUF1295 domain-containing protein, which produces MNAFQVCLWVFGAVCAGCWLLSVLTREYSWVDRIWSLVPVAYAGIFAGHAGFADPRLNVLFVLVALWGARLTFNFGRKGGYARGGEDYRWAILRGRMAPWQFQLFNLFFITLCQNGILLLIALPAWTALEHRTPFGVADALLALAFLACLAGETVADQQQWDFHRRKAAELAAGRVPDPQFRQTGLFRFSRHPNFFFEQAQWWLVAGFGVAAAGALTWTVAGALLLSVLFVGSTIFTESITRGRYPEYAQYQRRTSPVVPWFPRRVPSTVD; this is translated from the coding sequence ATGAACGCGTTCCAGGTCTGCCTGTGGGTCTTCGGGGCGGTCTGCGCCGGCTGCTGGCTGCTCTCGGTGCTCACCCGCGAATACTCCTGGGTGGACCGGATCTGGTCGCTGGTGCCGGTGGCCTACGCCGGGATCTTCGCCGGCCACGCGGGTTTCGCGGACCCGCGGCTGAACGTGCTGTTCGTGCTCGTGGCGTTGTGGGGCGCGCGGCTGACGTTCAACTTCGGCCGCAAAGGCGGATACGCGCGTGGCGGCGAGGACTATCGCTGGGCGATCCTGCGCGGGCGGATGGCGCCGTGGCAGTTCCAGCTGTTCAACCTGTTCTTCATCACCTTGTGCCAGAACGGGATTCTGCTGCTGATCGCGTTGCCCGCGTGGACCGCGCTGGAGCACCGGACGCCGTTCGGGGTGGCCGACGCGCTGCTCGCGCTCGCCTTCCTCGCCTGCCTGGCGGGGGAGACCGTGGCCGATCAGCAGCAGTGGGACTTCCACCGCCGGAAGGCCGCCGAACTCGCGGCCGGGCGCGTTCCCGATCCGCAGTTCCGGCAGACCGGGCTGTTCCGGTTCTCCCGGCACCCGAACTTCTTCTTCGAACAGGCGCAGTGGTGGCTGGTCGCCGGGTTCGGCGTCGCCGCGGCCGGCGCGCTCACCTGGACCGTGGCCGGGGCGCTGCTGCTGAGCGTGCTGTTCGTCGGGTCCACGATCTTCACCGAGAGCATCACCCGCGGGCGCTACCCGGAGTACGCGCAGTACCAGCGCCGTACTTCGCCGGTGGTGCCGTGGTTCCCGCGCCGGGTTCCCTCCACTGTGGACTGA
- a CDS encoding TetR/AcrR family transcriptional regulator, with amino-acid sequence MPAKPARQRLTEAAFELFEERGYDQTTVDDITERAGVGRTTFFRAFRFKDEVIFPDHEVLLSAIGNRLEGADPPTALVAVTEAARLVLRHYVAEGDLALARYRLTRRVPALRAREIAGTQQYQQLFRDFMHRSLGGGEDTALRAELLAAAVVTAHNHVLRRWLRGQVENPEAEFDAAMADTVALFGARADEPETTVIAFRTGKDLSAVLPGLRRLLGNDGMPG; translated from the coding sequence ATGCCGGCGAAACCGGCCCGCCAGCGGCTCACCGAGGCCGCCTTCGAACTGTTCGAGGAGCGCGGCTACGACCAGACCACGGTGGACGACATCACCGAGCGGGCGGGCGTCGGGCGGACCACGTTCTTCCGCGCCTTCCGGTTCAAGGACGAGGTGATCTTCCCCGACCACGAGGTGCTGCTGAGCGCGATCGGGAACCGGCTGGAGGGCGCGGACCCGCCGACCGCGCTGGTCGCGGTGACCGAGGCCGCCCGGCTGGTGCTGCGGCACTATGTCGCGGAGGGTGACCTCGCGCTCGCGCGCTACCGGCTGACCCGCCGCGTACCCGCGTTGCGCGCGCGGGAGATCGCCGGCACCCAGCAGTATCAGCAGCTGTTCCGCGACTTCATGCACCGCAGCCTGGGCGGCGGCGAGGACACCGCGCTCCGCGCCGAACTGCTGGCCGCGGCCGTGGTCACCGCGCACAACCACGTCCTGCGCCGCTGGCTGCGCGGGCAGGTGGAGAACCCGGAGGCGGAGTTCGACGCGGCGATGGCCGACACCGTCGCGCTGTTCGGCGCGCGTGCGGACGAGCCGGAGACCACGGTGATCGCATTCCGCACCGGCAAGGACCTCTCCGCCGTGCTCCCCGGCCTGCGCCGGCTGCTCGGCAACGACGGGATGCCCGGCTGA